TAGTTGGGTTGATCAAACCGACCGCGGGTGCGTCGAATGCAAATAAGTTGATGTACAAATTAGGTGCATTGCCTTTTAGATCAGGCCGCTCCACAAAAAGTTGCTCCAAAGAATGGAGTTTCTGAGGGATTTTTTCCCCAGACCCTAGCTTCACGAGCACCCCACCTTGGCTCACTAAGCATACCTTCGAATCCTTATCGATTTCAATCTGTTTCAGCGGGAAATCTTTATAGTCAAGCGACCACCCAACACACTCCTGAGCGGTTTCTATCCCCACCGATGGCAAGACGATACCAGGAAGTACCTCCCACGGAGCACAGTCTGAGACTAAAATGCGTACCAGGCCCGCTTCTGGCTCTTTCGTGGTCCGAAATGGGATCAGATTACGGTCGATAGTGTGCCAATGACCATCATAGGTGCGTACTGTTGCCCAAGGAGTGCGCTCCGTGACCTGTACCGTAAGCTTACCAGGGAGCGTCTTCTTGATGGTTGCGTGCTCAATCCCTGGCAGGCGGGTGATCGCGTGGGCCCAGTCTGCCGTGGGGGCGAGGAAGAGGTTTTGGGTGGCAGGGACCGCGAACTGCGCCGCGATCTTGTGTGTCGGGACAGTGGCGACCCCTTCCAGCTCCAGCGCCTTGACCCGAAACCGGGGGGAGGCCAGCGCGACCACAACACACTCGCCCAGCAAGACCAGGACCGCGATCCAGAGCGCAAGCCGGAGCTTGTTGATCTTGCGGCGGTTGACCGGTTTTCTGCGCCGCGCGATGCGGCGGTGGGCGACAGGGCGAGCGTGTGTGCGGACCATCTTATTTTTCCTTCGCGTAGCCAATCAGCATGTCAAGCAGCTTCTCAAACGAGATCCCCGCCGCCGCCGCCGCCTTGGGCAGCAGGCTGGTGGGGGTCATTCCCGGGATGGTATTGGTCTCCAGAACCACGCAGCCATCGTCGGTGACAAACATATCGGTGCGGCTCATGCCCCGGCAGCCGAGCAGGCGGTGGCACTCCAGCGCCAGCTCCTTGGCCTCTTTGGTGTCTTCCTCGCTCAGGCGTGCGGGGCAGATCTCCTGGGCACCATCCACACTGTACTTGTCCTCGAAGTCAAAGAACTCGTTCTTGGGGATGATCTCCACCGGTGGCAAGGCGACACAGTCGTCGTTGCCCAGCACCGCGACCGTGATCTCCGTCCCTTGGACACACTCCTCGATCAGCGCGGTGGTGTCGTAGCGGAACGTGTCTTTGAGCGCCTCGGCGACCTCCTCGGGGGCTTTTACCAGGCGCGTGCCGTAGCTGGAGCCCTGTCGGCAGGGCTTGATGACCACGGGATAGCCGAGCTGGAGCCCGATCTCCTCGCTGGCCTTGCGAATCCGCGCGGACTCAGTCTTCTTGAGGGTCATGCCTGCCGGGGTGGGGATGCTCGCGCTGGTGCAGAGCAGCTTGTAGCGCGCCTTGTCCATCGCCAGCGCCGATGCCAGCACGCCGCTGCCAGTGTAGGGAATCCGCAGGGTCTCCAAGAAGCCCTGGACACTGCCGTCCTCGCCGCCCGGC
This genomic interval from Armatimonas rosea contains the following:
- a CDS encoding cell division protein FtsQ/DivIB; its protein translation is MVRTHARPVAHRRIARRRKPVNRRKINKLRLALWIAVLVLLGECVVVALASPRFRVKALELEGVATVPTHKIAAQFAVPATQNLFLAPTADWAHAITRLPGIEHATIKKTLPGKLTVQVTERTPWATVRTYDGHWHTIDRNLIPFRTTKEPEAGLVRILVSDCAPWEVLPGIVLPSVGIETAQECVGWSLDYKDFPLKQIEIDKDSKVCLVSQGGVLVKLGSGEKIPQKLHSLEQLFVERPDLKGNAPNLYINLFAFDAPAVGLINPTTPTTKPQIKP
- a CDS encoding D-alanine--D-alanine ligase family protein; protein product: MNDKLKVAVLMGGQSAERSVSLATGTQVLNALDPEKYAVYAIDTATGLAQLPGEASPLVGAGGASVTALTQLPQLEKDGLPDVVFIALHGPGGEDGSVQGFLETLRIPYTGSGVLASALAMDKARYKLLCTSASIPTPAGMTLKKTESARIRKASEEIGLQLGYPVVIKPCRQGSSYGTRLVKAPEEVAEALKDTFRYDTTALIEECVQGTEITVAVLGNDDCVALPPVEIIPKNEFFDFEDKYSVDGAQEICPARLSEEDTKEAKELALECHRLLGCRGMSRTDMFVTDDGCVVLETNTIPGMTPTSLLPKAAAAAGISFEKLLDMLIGYAKEK